One stretch of Halobacillus litoralis DNA includes these proteins:
- a CDS encoding PilZ domain-containing protein, which yields MRYKRKDYFRYDFKEPVEAYFRIHRVGIKEVNSSKGEARIINISPHGMKLNTNLDLPHQDGHEVKLSISFSLNGQPFLLPGTIVWKKKVAEFNYGIYMDLDESESKKLVEALKVYSNNQESRNET from the coding sequence ATGAGATATAAAAGAAAAGATTACTTCCGTTATGATTTCAAAGAACCGGTTGAAGCTTACTTCCGTATTCATAGAGTTGGCATAAAAGAGGTAAATTCTTCAAAAGGGGAAGCACGAATCATAAATATCAGCCCTCATGGGATGAAGTTAAATACAAACTTAGACCTCCCTCACCAGGATGGGCATGAGGTGAAATTGTCCATCAGCTTCAGCCTAAATGGCCAACCTTTCCTACTACCCGGGACCATTGTCTGGAAGAAAAAAGTGGCTGAATTCAATTATGGAATTTATATGGACTTGGATGAATCGGAAAGTAAAAAGTTAGTGGAAGCACTCAAGGTTTACTCCAATAACCAAGAAAGTAGAAATGAGACATAA
- a CDS encoding dihydrodipicolinate synthase family protein — translation MAQTLSSPIRTLLHEGTVIPAHPLALNKNRTLDEERQRALTNYYISSGVGGIAVGVHTTQFEIRDEEIDLYETVLRMAIEEIEQANLSRPFIKVAGVVGEVEQAREEARIAESLGYDLALVSMGGLSHLNEEEHLDRVKAVAEIMPVFGFYLQPAVGGRVFSYEFWRAFADIRGVCAIKLAPFDRYQTIDVVRAVCHSNRMGDIALYTGNDDHIVDDLLTTFRFRVDGKEVSKSIVGGLLGQWAVWTSNAVTLLEQVKAAKQNGLIPSELLTAGAELTDANAAIFDAANGFKGSIAGINEVLRRQGLLRERICLKEHERLSPGQEKELDRIHRDYPHLNDDAFVKNHMQTGVL, via the coding sequence ATGGCACAAACCTTATCATCCCCGATTCGTACGTTGCTGCATGAAGGGACGGTCATTCCGGCACACCCGCTTGCTTTGAACAAGAATCGCACGCTGGATGAAGAAAGGCAGCGGGCTTTGACGAATTACTACATCTCAAGCGGAGTCGGTGGAATCGCGGTCGGTGTCCATACGACTCAATTTGAAATCAGGGACGAAGAGATAGATTTGTACGAAACAGTACTGCGGATGGCGATTGAAGAAATCGAACAAGCGAATCTCTCTCGCCCGTTCATTAAAGTGGCTGGCGTCGTAGGAGAAGTTGAACAAGCGCGGGAAGAAGCGAGAATAGCGGAAAGTTTGGGGTATGATCTTGCACTTGTTAGTATGGGTGGCCTTTCCCATTTAAATGAAGAAGAGCATTTAGATAGAGTGAAGGCCGTGGCAGAAATCATGCCGGTCTTCGGCTTTTATCTGCAGCCGGCCGTAGGTGGACGTGTCTTCTCTTATGAGTTCTGGCGTGCGTTTGCTGATATTCGAGGGGTATGTGCCATCAAACTCGCCCCCTTTGACCGGTATCAAACCATTGATGTGGTGAGGGCCGTATGTCATTCAAACAGAATGGGTGACATCGCCTTGTACACCGGGAATGATGATCATATTGTGGATGATCTGCTGACCACTTTCCGTTTCAGGGTCGATGGAAAAGAGGTATCGAAGTCGATAGTCGGCGGGCTGCTTGGCCAATGGGCGGTCTGGACGTCTAATGCAGTCACGCTGCTTGAGCAAGTGAAAGCAGCGAAACAAAACGGACTCATTCCTTCTGAATTGTTAACAGCAGGTGCGGAACTGACGGATGCGAATGCGGCTATTTTTGATGCGGCGAATGGTTTTAAAGGAAGTATTGCCGGCATCAATGAGGTTTTGAGGCGTCAAGGTTTATTGCGAGAACGCATATGTCTGAAGGAACACGAAAGGCTCAGTCCAGGGCAGGAGAAAGAACTTGATCGCATTCATCGAGACTACCCCCACTTAAATGATGATGCATTCGTAAAGAATCACATGCAAACAGGGGTTTTATAA
- a CDS encoding 5'-methylthioadenosine/S-adenosylhomocysteine nucleosidase, translating into MKNIRNLAILLFITLILSFVAGCQSSTEGEASAEENEQQPILIQGPMPIEAENFAAKLEDVEEETSGNFVFYKGKVDGYPVIVMKTGKGMENTAAATAIAIEKFNPAAIINQGTSGGHDPDLHVFDIVLGERTVNIGSLKTGHREDEEGIAPKEWIPMDLMASEGSAGEDPDAENIRYFEGDKELLKAAKDVKDTHKEGKVVEGTIGSADVWNNEVDRIQWFHENFGTSVEEMEGAAGAQIAKAYDVPYLGIRTLSNNKTNGGEYNPDTAEANQDYVYEVVKEYISK; encoded by the coding sequence ATGAAAAACATTCGCAACCTAGCAATCTTACTATTCATCACTCTCATCTTATCTTTCGTGGCCGGATGTCAGAGTTCCACAGAAGGGGAGGCATCCGCTGAAGAAAACGAACAACAGCCGATCCTGATCCAGGGACCGATGCCTATTGAAGCAGAAAATTTTGCAGCAAAGCTTGAGGATGTAGAAGAAGAAACCTCCGGGAACTTCGTCTTTTATAAAGGTAAAGTCGATGGCTATCCTGTGATTGTCATGAAAACAGGAAAAGGTATGGAAAATACAGCCGCCGCTACGGCGATCGCTATTGAAAAATTCAACCCGGCTGCCATCATCAACCAAGGAACATCCGGCGGTCACGATCCTGACTTGCATGTATTTGATATCGTCCTGGGAGAAAGAACAGTCAACATCGGTTCATTGAAGACTGGGCATAGAGAAGATGAAGAAGGCATCGCACCGAAAGAATGGATTCCTATGGATCTCATGGCGTCTGAAGGCAGTGCCGGAGAAGACCCTGATGCTGAAAACATCCGTTATTTTGAAGGTGACAAAGAACTGCTCAAAGCTGCCAAAGATGTCAAAGATACTCATAAAGAAGGAAAAGTCGTCGAGGGTACAATCGGTTCTGCAGACGTCTGGAACAATGAAGTCGACCGCATCCAGTGGTTCCATGAGAACTTCGGCACATCTGTCGAGGAGATGGAAGGAGCGGCCGGTGCGCAAATCGCCAAAGCCTATGATGTGCCTTACCTCGGCATTCGCACACTATCCAATAACAAAACGAATGGCGGAGAATATAATCCAGACACGGCTGAAGCGAACCAGGATTATGTCTATGAAGTTGTGAAAGAGTATATTTCTAAATAG
- a CDS encoding lactonase family protein, protein MGKFVGYVGTYTKQDSKGVYQFTLDTDNKELKDVKLAAELGNPTYVTVSDDQKNLYAVTKEGENGGVTAFSIQDGTGELTKLNLQTAAGSPPCHVSVDHEKNTVVTANYHTTNIVSYLTNEDGSLNPPTSVIEHEGTGPHERQEKPHMHYAGFTPDEKYVIAIDLGSDRVITYAADQGDLTQVQVFNTEPGSGPRHITFHPNQKYAYVMTELSSEVLVLHYDEKDGSFTQHQAIKTIPETFNETNDGSAIHISSDGQFVYAGNRGHNSIASYKVDQDTGQLTFIEWTSTEGNWPRDFVLDPSEEFLIATNQKSNTMSLFERDKNAGKLSLVQSDVHVPEPVCVKFIGDA, encoded by the coding sequence ATGGGAAAGTTTGTTGGCTATGTTGGAACCTATACAAAACAGGATAGTAAAGGTGTATATCAGTTCACTCTGGATACAGATAATAAAGAATTGAAAGATGTGAAGTTAGCTGCTGAGTTGGGTAATCCGACGTATGTGACGGTGAGTGATGACCAGAAGAATCTATATGCCGTTACAAAAGAAGGAGAAAACGGTGGCGTTACAGCCTTCTCCATTCAAGATGGAACAGGAGAGCTGACCAAATTAAATCTCCAAACCGCTGCAGGCTCACCTCCGTGTCATGTAAGTGTCGATCACGAGAAGAACACGGTGGTAACGGCGAATTATCATACAACAAATATCGTATCCTACTTAACCAATGAAGATGGATCGTTGAATCCACCTACATCTGTCATTGAACACGAAGGCACGGGTCCTCATGAGCGTCAGGAAAAACCGCACATGCATTATGCCGGTTTCACACCTGATGAAAAATACGTCATTGCGATTGACCTGGGAAGTGACCGTGTAATTACTTACGCCGCAGATCAAGGGGATTTAACTCAAGTTCAAGTATTCAACACAGAACCTGGCAGTGGTCCAAGACACATCACTTTCCATCCGAACCAAAAGTACGCATATGTCATGACAGAGCTGAGCTCAGAAGTTCTTGTCCTTCACTATGACGAGAAAGACGGTAGTTTCACACAGCATCAGGCGATTAAAACAATTCCGGAAACCTTTAACGAAACCAATGACGGAAGTGCCATCCATATTTCTTCAGATGGACAATTTGTGTACGCGGGAAATCGAGGACATAACTCTATTGCCTCATACAAGGTCGATCAAGACACTGGTCAGTTAACGTTTATAGAATGGACATCCACAGAGGGAAATTGGCCGCGTGACTTTGTGTTGGATCCTTCTGAGGAATTCTTAATTGCGACGAACCAGAAGTCAAACACGATGTCCTTGTTTGAAAGGGACAAGAATGCTGGGAAGCTATCCCTCGTTCAATCGGACGTACATGTTCCTGAACCTGTTTGTGTGAAATTTATTGGGGATGCGTGA
- a CDS encoding MIP/aquaporin family protein, with translation MSEFVAELIGTMILIIFGGGVVGGVVLKNSKAEGAGWVVITIAWGLAVTMAVYAVGGFSGAHINPAVTLGLASIGDFPWAKVPLYITAQMIGALIGAGIVFLNYLPHWRATEDQGAKLAVFSTDPAIRSPFSNLISEMIGTFVLLMGLLFIGANEFTEGLNPLIVGALIVAIGMSIGGTTGYAINPARDLGPRIAHALLPIPGKGGSDWGYAWIPVVGPILGGIYGALFYRAIFMQELTVAFWILSAVVAVILIGAASSELKKGQTLSNKVENQVS, from the coding sequence ATGTCAGAATTTGTCGCAGAGCTGATTGGTACAATGATTTTGATCATTTTTGGCGGCGGGGTCGTCGGTGGCGTTGTCTTGAAAAATTCGAAAGCAGAAGGTGCCGGTTGGGTAGTGATTACGATTGCCTGGGGACTTGCGGTTACCATGGCAGTTTATGCGGTCGGTGGATTTTCGGGGGCTCATATTAACCCTGCCGTTACTTTAGGTCTTGCTTCCATTGGTGATTTTCCATGGGCGAAGGTTCCGCTTTATATTACAGCACAGATGATTGGTGCTCTCATCGGTGCCGGCATTGTGTTCCTTAACTACTTACCCCACTGGAGAGCAACGGAGGACCAAGGAGCCAAACTTGCTGTATTCTCTACAGATCCAGCGATCCGAAGTCCATTTTCCAACCTGATCAGTGAAATGATCGGCACGTTCGTTCTTCTGATGGGACTGTTATTCATCGGGGCCAATGAATTCACCGAAGGTTTGAATCCTCTTATTGTCGGAGCTCTCATTGTAGCTATCGGGATGTCCATCGGTGGAACAACAGGCTATGCCATCAACCCGGCGCGTGATTTAGGCCCGAGAATTGCTCATGCCCTGCTTCCGATTCCAGGAAAAGGTGGTTCAGATTGGGGTTATGCCTGGATTCCGGTTGTAGGACCAATCTTAGGAGGTATTTATGGAGCTCTCTTTTACAGAGCGATTTTCATGCAGGAATTAACTGTAGCTTTTTGGATCTTATCAGCAGTCGTTGCTGTCATTCTCATTGGTGCAGCTAGTTCGGAACTGAAAAAAGGACAAACCTTAAGCAACAAAGTAGAGAACCAAGTCAGCTAA
- a CDS encoding YrhK family protein encodes MANQKSDKQKYIDLHVGKHDVFFKKTYDILYTINDVLLGLWFLIGSIFFYFEPLKNWGVTLFVLGSIQMLIRPTIRLVHYFHMRKEYGKQYDKTSGS; translated from the coding sequence ATGGCGAACCAAAAGTCAGACAAGCAGAAGTATATCGATCTTCATGTAGGGAAACATGATGTCTTTTTTAAAAAAACGTATGACATTCTTTATACCATCAATGACGTCCTGCTTGGATTATGGTTTTTGATCGGTAGTATCTTTTTTTATTTCGAACCTTTAAAAAACTGGGGTGTGACACTCTTTGTCCTCGGAAGTATTCAAATGCTCATTCGACCGACGATCCGGCTTGTTCATTACTTTCATATGAGGAAGGAATATGGAAAGCAATATGATAAGACAAGTGGTTCATGA
- the glpK gene encoding glycerol kinase GlpK, whose translation MQNQYILSIDQGTTSSRAILFNKEGKIVETAQKEFEQFFPKPGWVEHDANEIWTSVLACIAEVLRKSDVGPDQIAGIGITNQRETAVVWDKNTGKPIHKAIVWQSRQTEDICKELRAAGHNDLFRGKTGLLLDPYFSGTKVKWMLDNVEGAREKAENGDLLFGTIDTWLVYKLSGGNAHITDYSNASRTLMYNIYDLKWDEELLDILGVPASMLPEVKPSSEIYAHTVDYHFFGHEVPIAGIAGDQQAALFGQACFEKGMAKNTYGTGCFMLMNTGEEGVASDHGLLTTLAWGLDGKVEYALEGSIFVAGSAIQWLRDGLNLIESAPETESLATAVESSDGVYLVPAFVGLGTPYWDSDARGAMFGLTRGTTKEHFVRATLESLAYQTKDVLDAMIADSGIDLKALRVDGGAVKNNFLMQFQSDILGVQVERPVVQETTALGAAFLAGLAVGYWKDKDEIKKQSENDRTFNVEMSEEEQQKLYKGWQKAVEATRQFK comes from the coding sequence ATGCAAAACCAGTACATTCTTTCCATTGACCAGGGAACAACGAGTTCACGAGCGATTCTTTTCAATAAAGAAGGAAAAATTGTAGAAACGGCACAAAAAGAATTTGAGCAGTTCTTTCCAAAGCCAGGCTGGGTGGAGCACGATGCGAATGAAATATGGACATCCGTCCTTGCATGTATCGCTGAAGTGTTAAGAAAATCAGACGTAGGCCCGGATCAAATCGCAGGAATCGGGATTACCAACCAACGGGAAACAGCTGTGGTTTGGGATAAGAATACAGGAAAGCCGATCCACAAAGCGATCGTTTGGCAGTCGCGTCAGACAGAGGACATTTGTAAAGAGCTCCGTGCGGCTGGTCACAACGATCTTTTCCGCGGAAAAACCGGTTTGCTTTTAGATCCATACTTTTCTGGAACAAAGGTGAAGTGGATGTTAGACAATGTGGAGGGGGCAAGAGAGAAAGCGGAAAATGGAGACCTGTTATTTGGAACCATTGATACCTGGCTGGTCTACAAGCTTTCCGGTGGGAACGCCCATATCACCGACTACTCCAACGCCTCCCGTACGTTGATGTACAACATTTATGATTTGAAATGGGATGAGGAACTCCTGGATATCCTCGGTGTCCCTGCATCCATGCTGCCAGAAGTGAAGCCTTCATCAGAAATTTATGCCCATACCGTCGACTATCACTTCTTCGGTCACGAAGTACCGATTGCTGGTATAGCAGGGGATCAACAGGCTGCATTATTCGGGCAGGCATGTTTTGAAAAAGGGATGGCGAAAAACACCTACGGCACAGGGTGCTTCATGTTGATGAATACAGGGGAAGAAGGCGTAGCTTCTGATCATGGACTTCTGACAACACTCGCTTGGGGACTCGATGGAAAAGTCGAATATGCACTTGAAGGGAGCATTTTTGTAGCGGGATCAGCGATCCAGTGGCTGCGTGACGGTTTGAACCTCATTGAAAGCGCTCCAGAAACAGAGTCGCTTGCGACAGCGGTAGAGTCTTCAGACGGCGTTTACTTAGTGCCGGCTTTTGTAGGACTTGGAACTCCATACTGGGATAGTGATGCAAGAGGGGCGATGTTCGGTTTGACGCGTGGAACGACAAAAGAGCACTTCGTCCGTGCTACACTGGAATCCCTTGCTTATCAAACGAAAGATGTGCTTGATGCGATGATTGCAGACTCAGGCATTGATTTAAAAGCACTCCGCGTTGACGGTGGTGCTGTTAAGAACAACTTCCTGATGCAGTTCCAAAGTGATATCCTCGGTGTGCAGGTGGAGCGTCCGGTCGTACAGGAAACCACGGCTCTTGGTGCAGCATTTTTGGCAGGTCTTGCTGTCGGGTATTGGAAAGATAAAGATGAGATTAAGAAACAATCAGAAAATGACCGCACATTTAATGTTGAAATGAGTGAGGAAGAGCAGCAAAAGCTCTACAAAGGCTGGCAGAAAGCGGTCGAAGCGACAAGACAGTTTAAATAA
- a CDS encoding response regulator transcription factor, translated as MYQAITVDDEKLIKKSIAALVRSNDTGFEIAGEAKDGCEALQLQEEINPDLIITDIRMPKMNGLRFIKEVKERNPQTKFIIISGYDEFEYAQTAIRYGVVDFLLKPIKPDQFLSSLRKVYRQLENDHTSSKQRSECLLMIKSYAETLGEHLWLLEEDQVLRTTEELSKKLNHLQVDPEVMRGMYSDLTVYLQGELEAHHSTFHTHPLFTHIDFSRERTEMTAELNRLCKAILDEIRSFRNIGHRNSIRTAVRYIEANFTEEKLTLSEVADTINMSPSYFSMEFKSEVGVSFKQYLTKLKIEKAKELLNNPLYKTYEIAENLGYNDYPHFTKTFKKHIGLTPTQYRKRKGIS; from the coding sequence ATGTATCAAGCGATTACTGTAGATGATGAAAAATTGATAAAAAAGAGCATCGCTGCGTTGGTCCGCTCGAATGACACAGGATTTGAAATAGCAGGGGAAGCGAAAGATGGGTGCGAAGCACTGCAATTGCAGGAAGAAATCAATCCAGACCTGATTATTACTGATATTCGTATGCCAAAAATGAATGGGTTACGTTTCATTAAAGAGGTGAAGGAAAGAAATCCGCAGACCAAATTCATCATCATATCCGGGTATGACGAATTCGAATATGCGCAGACAGCAATCCGCTATGGCGTGGTTGATTTTTTGCTCAAACCTATAAAGCCGGATCAGTTTTTATCCTCTTTAAGGAAGGTTTACCGACAGCTTGAAAATGATCACACGTCTTCCAAGCAGCGAAGCGAATGCCTGCTCATGATCAAATCGTATGCGGAGACCCTTGGTGAACACCTTTGGTTACTCGAGGAGGATCAGGTCTTACGGACGACAGAGGAATTATCGAAGAAGTTGAATCACCTGCAGGTGGATCCTGAAGTGATGCGAGGCATGTACTCAGATTTAACGGTGTATTTACAGGGGGAGTTGGAAGCTCATCATTCAACCTTCCATACCCATCCGTTGTTCACTCACATCGATTTTTCACGGGAGCGGACGGAGATGACAGCGGAATTGAATCGTTTGTGCAAAGCCATCCTGGATGAAATCAGATCCTTCCGGAACATCGGCCATCGAAACAGCATACGGACGGCTGTCCGTTATATTGAAGCAAACTTTACAGAGGAGAAGCTCACATTAAGTGAAGTGGCGGATACGATCAATATGTCTCCTTCGTATTTCAGTATGGAATTCAAATCAGAAGTTGGCGTCAGCTTTAAGCAGTATCTGACGAAGTTAAAAATAGAGAAAGCGAAAGAGCTGCTCAACAACCCTTTATATAAAACCTATGAAATCGCCGAGAATCTAGGGTATAACGATTATCCACACTTCACCAAGACTTTCAAAAAACATATTGGTCTGACACCGACGCAGTATAGAAAAAGAAAAGGGATCAGTTGA
- a CDS encoding alginate lyase family protein, translating to MSTFSEEKRTNKSTDVRRFFYSRGDRNEIKNLTLQYWKGEADEVIERARLASENTFVFTHRWDMERCETPVTFPNEIDWTFQFQDDFEWTVNLNRARFMAELGQAYWLTGEESFASHYIRLMKDWIRQNPLSEEEILESRSRHYNVKDTWRKLDSGIRICNWIKGYFCVRESEIWGEAEEELFKEALALHGHYLSIAYTPHDQQSNWGFLETNGLFQIALLFPHIEGSAQWMELALERMGVMCQLQVFEDGMHNEQSPMYHHEVLHCLFETVLLARKNQWSIPDIMEDTLNRMFTASLSFVKPSGYQPMTSDSDHTDIRDVLSRGALLNERSDLKHQGYDVLDFEGIWYYGKNGFDVYEELEATEPDFCSTHLEQSGYSIMRNGWSPDDHYLLFDGGHMDMIRAHGHDDFLHYDLVVHGSDMIIDPGRYTYKENEHRQYFKESFQHNTCSVDDCSISTYLDSWHWEDVAQPLNRYWRGDKEYDYVQSGHDGYMRLEDPVQVMRQILFVKPHYWLLVDSFKSKHVHDFAQHFHFAEHAALTNDSSKRKIQVKGGEGGHLDMTYLQNVSLTQEDCWISRDYNQKLKSTKVVARQKGSGQTTFVTVLNPYRDDEHPDMEIHEVDVYNTRSEKMSKGEVTAFEVKRGEESEVVLFSHDGPKSFQFEETQMTGEVLLIKRSCDGEERFIIKV from the coding sequence ATGTCGACATTTTCAGAAGAGAAACGAACCAACAAATCCACAGATGTTCGGAGATTTTTTTATTCGCGTGGAGACCGTAATGAAATAAAAAATCTGACTCTCCAATACTGGAAAGGAGAGGCGGATGAAGTGATTGAACGGGCTCGTCTCGCGAGTGAAAACACGTTTGTATTTACGCATCGTTGGGACATGGAACGCTGTGAAACACCGGTCACCTTTCCGAACGAAATCGATTGGACGTTCCAGTTTCAGGATGATTTTGAATGGACGGTGAACTTGAATCGTGCGCGGTTCATGGCAGAACTGGGGCAGGCTTACTGGTTAACCGGTGAGGAGAGCTTTGCAAGTCATTATATCCGGCTGATGAAAGACTGGATTCGTCAGAACCCATTGTCAGAGGAAGAAATACTCGAAAGCCGGTCCCGTCATTATAATGTCAAGGATACATGGAGGAAGCTCGACAGCGGAATCCGGATCTGCAACTGGATCAAAGGATATTTCTGTGTCAGGGAGTCTGAGATATGGGGAGAAGCGGAAGAGGAGTTGTTCAAGGAGGCGCTTGCACTTCATGGACACTATCTGAGTATCGCTTATACCCCTCATGATCAGCAAAGCAACTGGGGATTTTTAGAGACGAATGGATTATTCCAAATTGCTTTGTTATTTCCGCACATTGAAGGTTCAGCCCAATGGATGGAGTTGGCTTTAGAGCGGATGGGAGTTATGTGTCAGCTTCAAGTTTTTGAGGATGGGATGCATAATGAACAAAGCCCTATGTATCACCATGAAGTCCTGCACTGCTTATTTGAAACGGTCCTGCTGGCAAGAAAAAATCAATGGTCCATTCCGGACATCATGGAGGATACGTTGAATCGAATGTTCACGGCTTCGCTTTCTTTTGTGAAGCCTAGTGGTTACCAGCCGATGACGAGCGACAGTGATCATACGGACATCAGAGACGTGTTATCCCGCGGTGCCTTGCTGAATGAAAGAAGTGATTTGAAGCATCAAGGATATGATGTCCTGGATTTTGAAGGCATTTGGTATTACGGGAAAAATGGCTTTGATGTTTACGAAGAACTGGAAGCAACGGAACCTGACTTCTGTTCGACTCATCTAGAGCAAAGTGGATATAGCATCATGCGGAATGGATGGTCTCCCGACGACCATTATCTTCTTTTTGATGGCGGTCATATGGATATGATCAGGGCACACGGTCACGATGACTTTCTTCATTACGACTTAGTTGTGCATGGATCGGATATGATCATTGATCCAGGGCGTTACACGTATAAAGAGAATGAACACCGTCAATATTTCAAGGAATCTTTCCAGCATAACACCTGCAGTGTGGATGACTGTTCTATTTCCACATATCTCGATTCGTGGCATTGGGAAGATGTCGCCCAGCCTTTGAACAGGTATTGGAGAGGGGATAAGGAGTACGATTATGTTCAGTCCGGTCACGATGGATACATGAGGCTCGAAGACCCTGTTCAGGTCATGCGGCAGATATTGTTCGTCAAACCTCATTATTGGCTGCTGGTCGATTCGTTCAAGTCCAAGCATGTCCACGATTTTGCTCAGCACTTTCACTTCGCTGAACATGCAGCCCTTACTAATGATTCTTCCAAACGCAAAATTCAAGTCAAGGGAGGAGAAGGAGGGCATTTGGACATGACGTATCTTCAGAATGTCTCATTGACTCAGGAAGACTGCTGGATTTCTAGAGATTACAACCAAAAGTTGAAGTCTACGAAAGTAGTAGCTCGACAAAAAGGGAGCGGACAGACGACGTTCGTCACAGTACTGAATCCCTATCGTGATGATGAACACCCCGACATGGAAATCCACGAAGTCGATGTCTATAATACTCGTTCAGAGAAGATGTCGAAGGGTGAGGTCACAGCCTTTGAAGTGAAAAGGGGAGAAGAAAGCGAGGTCGTATTATTCTCCCATGATGGTCCGAAAAGCTTTCAATTTGAGGAAACGCAAATGACCGGGGAGGTCCTTTTGATTAAGCGCAGCTGTGATGGAGAGGAACGGTTCATCATTAAAGTCTAG